One window from the genome of Mucilaginibacter ginsenosidivorans encodes:
- a CDS encoding family 20 glycosylhydrolase, translated as MYKTIVFLLLTALTFNSTTAEGQDTDPNMGIIPAPVSVKKADGQFVLSQETVLYADSNTKAVSFFTEYLQNRLNLRTQLKIGDAGSAGNSIVLTAKGTENLPEQGYRLTITPQQIIIAGKGSGLFYGIQTVLQLIPADRTASIKIPCATIEDYPRFGYRGLMLDVCRHFFSVEFVKKMIDVMAYYKLNNFHWHLTDDQGWRIEIKKYPRLTEIGSQRAQTVIGNYHDRTPQQFDNTPYGGYYTQDQIRDVVKYAADRYINIVPEIEMPGHCMAALAAYPELSCDPSKTYKTYETWGVVKDVYCPSDKTFDFLQDVLTEVMDLFPSKYIHIGGDEVPKDAWKNSAFCQKLMKKLKLKNEEELQSYFIQRMEKFVNSKGRSIIGWDEILEGGLSPNATVMSWRGEAGGIAAAKQNHNVIMTPGSGGLYLDHAQAKTGEPVGIGGFTPLSKTYSYNPTPAALTPDQQKYIEGVQANLWTEYIPTEAKAEYMYFPRALALAEVAWTPLVNKNFKDFSEVRLPSHLAWLDRNDYDYRVPEAIGACDTITFGSQMNVQLKPSVAGAKVYYTIDGYTPRETDIEYRMPMTYNVPSDQYRDLETIVITPSGKRSRVTHSVMYNRPALAPVAYQGNTQGLKYQLLQGTFDNTGDFKDAAIIDSGVVKSFNLAELRKNKPSFGVIYNGYLRIDTDGVYLFSIKSDDGSVLTIDDQPVVNNDGKHPLMEQGGAVALQKGYHKFTLKYFDIGAVRALKVYMTILGKPKGELSPESMFN; from the coding sequence ATGTATAAAACTATTGTTTTCCTGCTCCTAACCGCTCTCACATTCAATTCTACTACAGCCGAAGGGCAAGATACTGACCCTAATATGGGGATCATTCCTGCACCTGTTTCAGTCAAGAAAGCCGACGGACAATTTGTGTTGAGCCAGGAAACGGTATTGTACGCCGACAGCAACACCAAAGCGGTAAGTTTCTTTACCGAATATTTGCAAAACAGGCTCAACCTGCGTACACAGCTTAAAATAGGCGACGCCGGCAGCGCAGGCAATAGTATAGTGCTGACCGCAAAAGGTACTGAGAACCTACCGGAACAAGGCTACCGCCTGACTATCACCCCACAACAAATAATCATAGCAGGCAAGGGATCGGGCTTATTTTACGGCATTCAAACCGTATTACAATTGATACCTGCCGACAGGACGGCCTCCATAAAAATACCTTGTGCTACAATCGAGGATTACCCGCGGTTCGGTTATCGCGGTTTGATGCTGGATGTTTGTCGTCATTTCTTTTCGGTTGAATTTGTTAAAAAGATGATCGATGTAATGGCTTATTATAAGCTGAACAATTTTCACTGGCATTTGACCGACGACCAGGGCTGGCGCATCGAGATCAAAAAATACCCAAGACTTACAGAAATAGGCAGCCAGCGTGCACAAACGGTTATCGGCAACTATCACGACCGCACGCCTCAGCAATTTGATAATACGCCTTATGGCGGTTACTATACGCAGGACCAGATACGCGACGTTGTAAAATACGCAGCCGACAGATACATCAATATCGTTCCGGAAATTGAGATGCCCGGCCACTGTATGGCCGCATTGGCCGCGTATCCGGAATTAAGCTGCGATCCGTCAAAAACCTATAAAACATACGAAACCTGGGGCGTGGTGAAGGATGTTTATTGCCCTTCGGACAAAACGTTTGATTTTTTGCAGGACGTATTGACGGAGGTGATGGACCTGTTCCCGAGTAAATACATTCATATAGGCGGGGACGAGGTTCCGAAAGATGCCTGGAAAAACTCGGCATTCTGTCAGAAACTCATGAAAAAATTGAAGCTGAAAAATGAGGAAGAACTGCAAAGCTATTTCATACAGCGGATGGAAAAATTTGTTAATTCCAAAGGTCGCAGTATCATAGGCTGGGATGAGATATTGGAAGGCGGATTATCGCCGAATGCCACCGTCATGAGCTGGCGTGGCGAGGCGGGCGGTATCGCGGCAGCAAAACAAAATCATAATGTGATCATGACCCCGGGAAGCGGTGGTTTGTACCTTGACCATGCACAGGCAAAAACAGGCGAACCGGTTGGTATTGGCGGTTTTACACCATTGAGCAAAACCTATAGCTACAACCCTACACCTGCCGCTTTGACACCCGATCAGCAAAAATATATCGAGGGTGTACAGGCTAACCTGTGGACAGAATATATTCCAACGGAAGCAAAAGCAGAATATATGTACTTCCCAAGGGCGCTTGCCTTAGCTGAAGTAGCATGGACACCTTTGGTAAATAAAAACTTTAAGGATTTTTCAGAAGTACGCCTTCCTTCGCATTTGGCTTGGCTTGACAGGAATGATTATGATTACCGTGTACCCGAAGCAATTGGGGCTTGCGATACTATCACATTCGGCTCGCAGATGAATGTCCAGTTAAAACCTTCGGTTGCCGGAGCTAAAGTTTATTACACGATAGACGGGTATACGCCGCGCGAAACAGACATCGAGTACCGTATGCCGATGACCTATAACGTCCCGTCCGACCAGTACCGCGACCTGGAAACCATTGTAATTACTCCATCGGGCAAACGCAGCCGTGTTACCCACTCGGTAATGTATAATCGCCCGGCGCTGGCGCCGGTGGCTTACCAGGGCAATACGCAGGGTTTAAAGTATCAATTGCTGCAGGGCACATTTGATAATACCGGCGATTTTAAAGACGCCGCAATTATAGACAGTGGGGTGGTTAAAAGTTTTAACCTGGCCGAGCTTAGAAAGAATAAACCATCCTTCGGCGTAATATATAATGGATATTTGCGTATAGATACGGATGGCGTTTATCTGTTCTCTATTAAATCGGATGACGGTTCGGTATTGACCATCGACGATCAGCCCGTAGTAAATAATGATGGCAAGCACCCTTTAATGGAACAGGGCGGTGCGGTAGCACTACAAAAGGGCTATCATAAGTTTACTTTGAAATATTTTGACATAGGTGCGGTAAGGGCGTTAAAGGTATACATGACCATTCTGGGTAAGCCCAAAGGCGAATTGTCGCCTGAATCGATGTTTAACTAA
- a CDS encoding 30S ribosomal protein THX, which yields MGKGDKKSRKGKIAMGSFGKSRPHKIKKQDEAKPEKK from the coding sequence ATGGGAAAAGGCGATAAGAAATCAAGAAAAGGCAAAATTGCAATGGGCTCATTCGGCAAAAGCCGACCGCACAAAATAAAAAAACAGGACGAGGCAAAGCCTGAAAAGAAATAA
- the trxB gene encoding thioredoxin-disulfide reductase, which yields MSQENEHVKCLIIGSGPAGYTAAIYASRADLKPVLYTGLLAGGQLTQTTEVENYPGYPDGIMGPAMMENFEKQAARLGTDIRFGYVSSVDFSSTPHKVVIDDTKTILADTVIISTGASAKWLGLESEQKYNGFGVSACAVCDGFFFRGHDVAIVGAGDTAAEEATYLAKLCKKVYMLVRRDEFRASKAMMHRVMHTHNIEVIYNTEAKEIMGDGQVVTGVKTVNNKTNEEKVLDVTGFFVAIGHHPNTEIFKGWIDMDENGYIITQPGSSKTNIEGVFACGDAQDHVYRQAVTAAGTGCMAAIDAERYLAAKEHVIPA from the coding sequence ATGTCACAAGAGAACGAACACGTAAAATGCCTGATCATAGGTTCTGGTCCTGCGGGATATACAGCGGCTATCTATGCCTCCCGCGCCGATCTAAAGCCTGTTTTATATACCGGCCTGCTTGCTGGCGGCCAGCTTACTCAAACTACCGAAGTGGAAAATTATCCCGGTTATCCTGATGGAATAATGGGTCCGGCGATGATGGAGAATTTCGAAAAACAGGCCGCACGGCTGGGGACCGATATCCGTTTCGGTTATGTAAGCTCGGTTGATTTTTCAAGCACACCACATAAGGTAGTGATAGATGATACAAAAACCATTTTAGCAGATACTGTGATAATTTCAACGGGTGCATCTGCAAAATGGCTGGGTTTGGAATCTGAACAAAAATATAATGGTTTTGGCGTTTCGGCATGTGCCGTGTGCGACGGTTTCTTTTTCCGCGGTCACGACGTAGCCATTGTTGGCGCCGGCGACACCGCAGCCGAAGAGGCCACCTATTTGGCCAAATTGTGTAAAAAAGTATATATGCTGGTTCGCCGCGATGAATTCCGCGCTTCAAAAGCCATGATGCACCGCGTAATGCATACACATAATATCGAAGTGATCTATAATACCGAAGCTAAAGAGATCATGGGCGATGGCCAGGTGGTAACAGGCGTGAAGACGGTCAACAATAAAACCAATGAGGAAAAAGTATTGGATGTAACCGGTTTCTTTGTAGCCATCGGGCATCATCCCAATACCGAAATTTTTAAAGGCTGGATAGATATGGACGAGAACGGCTATATCATCACTCAGCCAGGTTCCAGCAAAACTAATATCGAAGGTGTTTTTGCCTGCGGCGATGCCCAGGACCATGTTTACCGCCAGGCAGTAACAGCAGCCGGTACAGGCTGCATGGCCGCGATCGACGCCGAACGTTACCTGGCAGCGAAGGAGCATGTTATTCCCGCATAA
- a CDS encoding dipeptidase has translation MKKLPLLLPLLLTLTANAQNAKQIHQKAILVDTHNDALSNELITKADLSKRQAIGNLDLVRAKEGGLDVQMFSIWCGGEYGKGRAFKFANREIDSLYALIKRNPGKMVMVRNAAELESAVAKGEFTAMIGVEGGHMVEDRMDYIDALAKRGMRYLTLTWNNSTSWATSAADETHHLDSLKRAGHVGLSDYGKQIVRHLNELGVMVDVSHVGEQTFYDVIATTSKPVIASHSCAYALCPNQRNMKDAQLKALAKNGGVLFLNFYSGFLDSSYMGKETRFLRAHHAELDSLEKVYHDADLAKIRLNVIHKSESDLIRPPLSQLIKHIDYIVKLIGVDHVGIGSDFDGAESYPLGMDDVSDYPKITEELLKLHYSEADIDKILGGNFIRVLKANTGK, from the coding sequence ATGAAAAAACTGCCACTGCTACTGCCCCTGCTGCTAACACTGACTGCAAACGCCCAAAATGCCAAACAGATCCATCAAAAAGCCATCCTGGTTGACACCCACAACGATGCGCTTTCCAACGAACTGATCACCAAAGCCGATCTTTCCAAGCGCCAGGCTATCGGTAACCTCGACCTGGTACGGGCCAAAGAAGGCGGGCTGGATGTGCAGATGTTCTCGATCTGGTGCGGCGGCGAATACGGAAAAGGCAGGGCCTTCAAATTTGCAAACCGCGAGATCGATTCCCTTTATGCGCTCATCAAACGCAATCCCGGTAAAATGGTGATGGTGCGCAATGCCGCAGAATTAGAATCGGCCGTTGCTAAGGGCGAATTCACTGCTATGATAGGTGTCGAGGGCGGCCACATGGTTGAGGACCGGATGGATTATATCGATGCTCTTGCTAAACGTGGTATGCGGTACCTTACGCTTACGTGGAATAACAGCACGTCCTGGGCCACTTCGGCGGCAGATGAGACACACCACCTCGATTCGCTGAAACGCGCGGGCCATGTAGGTTTGAGCGATTACGGCAAGCAGATCGTCAGGCACCTGAACGAATTGGGCGTAATGGTTGATGTATCACACGTGGGTGAACAGACCTTTTATGACGTTATCGCTACGACAAGCAAGCCGGTCATCGCGTCGCATAGCTGCGCTTATGCGCTTTGCCCAAATCAGCGCAATATGAAGGATGCCCAGCTAAAGGCACTTGCTAAAAATGGCGGTGTGTTGTTTCTCAATTTCTATAGCGGATTTTTGGACAGCAGCTATATGGGTAAAGAGACCCGATTTCTGCGTGCTCATCATGCCGAGCTCGACTCGCTGGAAAAAGTTTATCACGATGCCGACCTGGCCAAGATCAGGCTGAATGTTATCCACAAATCCGAGTCGGACCTGATACGTCCGCCGTTAAGCCAGCTGATCAAACACATCGACTATATCGTGAAACTGATCGGGGTCGATCACGTGGGTATAGGCTCCGATTTCGACGGTGCTGAATCCTACCCGTTAGGAATGGACGATGTATCTGACTATCCGAAGATAACTGAAGAACTGCTGAAGTTGCATTATAGTGAAGCTGATATCGACAAAATATTAGGGGGGAACTTTATCAGGGTATTGAAAGCAAACACGGGCAAATAG
- a CDS encoding acyl-CoA carboxylase subunit beta → MDLEFNKNEDINKQLVFELNTRLKKVHEGGGEKAAAKQKEKGKMLARERVAYLIDNDRPWLEIGAFVADGMYTEHGGCPSGGVVCGIGYVSGRQCVVVANDATVKAGAWFPITAKKNLRAQEISIENKLPIIYLVDSAGVYLPMQDEIFPDKEHFGRIFRNNAIMSSMGIIQIAAIMGSCVAGGAYLPIMSDEAMIVEGTGSVFLAGSYLVKSAIGEDVDNETLGGATTHCEISGVTDYKQPNDKACLDSIRNIMSMTGHFTEAGFDRIKPSAPKLDEKEIYGILPDARDKPYDMREVVLRLLDNSEFEEYKTGYGQSIICGLGRVDGWAVGIVANQRKVLKSKKGEMQFGGVIYSDSADKATRFIMNCNQKKIPLVFLQDVTGFMVGSRSEQGGIIKDGAKMVNAVSNSVVPKFTIVIGNSYGAGNYAMCGKAYDPRLIYAWPSAKIAVMGGSQAAKTLLQIQESAMKVKGEEISAEKEEELLKKITDRYNSQTTPYYAAARLWVDGIIDPLETRKVISMGMEAANHAPIEKQFNVGIIQT, encoded by the coding sequence ATGGACCTCGAATTCAATAAAAATGAAGATATAAATAAGCAGCTTGTTTTTGAGCTGAATACGCGCCTGAAAAAAGTACACGAAGGCGGCGGGGAGAAAGCAGCAGCCAAACAAAAGGAAAAAGGCAAAATGCTGGCCCGCGAACGGGTGGCATATTTGATAGATAATGATAGACCCTGGCTGGAGATAGGCGCTTTTGTAGCCGATGGTATGTACACCGAACATGGCGGCTGCCCTTCCGGCGGGGTAGTTTGCGGCATCGGTTACGTTTCGGGGCGGCAATGTGTTGTTGTAGCTAATGATGCGACGGTAAAGGCTGGCGCCTGGTTTCCCATCACGGCTAAAAAGAATTTGAGGGCGCAGGAGATATCCATCGAAAATAAACTACCTATTATTTACCTGGTCGATTCGGCCGGTGTTTACCTGCCCATGCAGGACGAGATATTCCCGGATAAGGAACACTTTGGCCGCATTTTTCGCAATAATGCTATCATGAGCAGCATGGGTATTATCCAGATAGCCGCTATAATGGGTTCATGCGTGGCGGGCGGGGCCTATCTGCCTATCATGAGCGACGAAGCCATGATCGTGGAGGGTACCGGTTCAGTTTTCCTCGCGGGATCATACCTCGTCAAATCGGCTATTGGTGAGGACGTAGACAATGAAACGCTCGGCGGTGCTACCACGCATTGCGAAATATCGGGTGTAACAGATTATAAGCAGCCCAACGATAAGGCCTGTCTCGATTCTATCCGTAATATTATGAGCATGACGGGGCATTTCACCGAAGCGGGCTTTGATCGTATCAAACCCTCCGCGCCAAAACTGGATGAGAAAGAAATTTACGGCATTTTACCCGATGCGCGCGACAAGCCATATGATATGCGGGAAGTGGTATTGCGTTTACTGGATAATTCCGAATTTGAAGAATATAAAACCGGTTATGGTCAATCTATCATTTGTGGTTTAGGCCGTGTCGATGGCTGGGCTGTAGGCATCGTAGCTAACCAACGCAAGGTATTGAAATCAAAGAAAGGCGAAATGCAGTTCGGTGGCGTAATCTATTCCGATTCGGCGGATAAGGCCACCCGTTTTATCATGAATTGTAATCAAAAAAAAATCCCGCTCGTTTTCCTGCAGGACGTTACCGGTTTTATGGTCGGCAGCAGGTCCGAGCAAGGTGGCATCATTAAGGACGGCGCCAAAATGGTGAATGCCGTTTCTAATTCTGTGGTGCCTAAATTTACTATTGTTATCGGTAACTCTTATGGTGCAGGTAATTACGCCATGTGCGGCAAGGCCTACGACCCACGCCTGATATACGCCTGGCCATCGGCCAAAATAGCGGTAATGGGCGGCTCGCAAGCGGCAAAGACCTTATTGCAGATACAGGAATCGGCCATGAAAGTAAAAGGCGAGGAAATAAGCGCCGAAAAGGAAGAGGAACTGTTAAAGAAAATAACCGACCGTTACAATTCACAAACCACGCCTTATTATGCAGCTGCCCGGCTTTGGGTAGACGGTATCATCGACCCGCTCGAAACCCGGAAAGTGATCTCGATGGGTATGGAAGCGGCAAACCATGCGCCGATAGAAAAGCAGTTTAATGTAGGCATTATACAGACGTAG
- a CDS encoding DUF1801 domain-containing protein: MPKEEVNDLVKFLLPYPDKVKAAALWLREFVWDLYPQTNELIYDNYNAVAFGWSPTDKAGDVFCSIAVASDHVNFGFNRGVDFPDPQKVLIGNGNQYRYLQVREKDGFPAEYMIQLLDAAYRNSIARMKPQKNPISGQTIVKSISPVKRRPGFK; the protein is encoded by the coding sequence GTGCCAAAAGAAGAAGTGAACGACCTGGTGAAGTTTCTGCTGCCTTATCCTGATAAGGTAAAGGCAGCGGCGTTATGGCTGCGCGAATTTGTGTGGGATCTGTACCCCCAAACTAACGAGCTCATCTATGATAACTACAACGCCGTGGCTTTCGGCTGGTCGCCTACGGATAAGGCTGGCGATGTGTTTTGCAGCATTGCGGTTGCAAGTGATCATGTGAATTTTGGATTCAACCGGGGCGTGGACTTTCCCGATCCGCAAAAGGTTTTGATCGGCAATGGCAATCAATACCGCTATTTACAGGTAAGGGAGAAGGATGGTTTCCCGGCGGAATATATGATACAATTGCTGGATGCTGCCTACCGGAATTCAATAGCACGAATGAAACCTCAGAAAAACCCCATTAGCGGCCAAACCATAGTCAAATCTATCTCACCTGTAAAAAGAAGGCCGGGATTTAAGTAA
- a CDS encoding DUF488 domain-containing protein, with amino-acid sequence MANVNIKRIYDPYSKADGYRILIDRLWPRGIKKENAHIDKWLKEVAPSTELRKQFNHQPEKWGHFIPAYLSELNSSSAVKELLSDINSYHTVTLLFAAGDTEHNHALVLQQFVNQHL; translated from the coding sequence ATGGCAAATGTCAACATAAAAAGGATCTATGATCCGTACTCAAAAGCCGATGGTTACCGGATATTGATAGATCGCCTGTGGCCGCGCGGAATAAAAAAAGAAAATGCACATATCGATAAATGGCTGAAAGAGGTGGCGCCATCAACTGAATTAAGGAAACAATTTAACCATCAGCCCGAAAAATGGGGGCATTTTATTCCGGCTTATCTTTCAGAATTAAACAGCTCAAGCGCAGTTAAGGAACTGTTATCAGACATTAATAGTTACCATACGGTAACTTTACTATTTGCCGCCGGCGACACGGAGCATAACCACGCTTTGGTATTGCAACAATTTGTTAATCAGCATTTATAA
- a CDS encoding tetratricopeptide repeat-containing sensor histidine kinase: MKTYLLLLLLCIGADVFAVGGPVKDTAAVNKLNKLAAARFSSDPDTTFYYASQAINIARKINYETGVADGLVQAGHVDYVRGKSEAAVKCFDEAIAIYKKIRDNSGLAACYLQYGRMYNILADYSQALKYLNMALAINKQANDEYALTDSYKNIGIIYFSQGKLSEALDYYYKGLFIAVKNHYREFSADLYNDIGVILQNMEVYPNALEYYKKSLAIYEGTNHLQVLGILNENIGEVLVAQHNYEKAIVYLNKANNIAKKQSDQDGLSSVYTDLGLCYAYKKEYPKALSYLDTSLRIAEKYKIVYNQAYAIIGFATVYNMQKDYRAAYPYSVKGQQIGARLGNLSIRVNAALELNKTLAGLGRINDAYKALNEYLDLKTKLKDNESIQKLTSYNFELSFAVKQRLLAEQQHEKDLLYKQNSRAQRLTIMIFLVVIMAMVVITGIYYNEKRKQQRVSAVLAHKNSEILQQKADMDTQAAKLNDLNTLKDRLIAILAHDLRAPLSTLRGLFGLLQDDSISHEEMLSMIPDVLKKLDYTSDFLDTLLFWINSQMENFDRAAKCFPVKEIVARETEHYYEQAQGKGITLIDSVPQELNACADPDSVRIVVRNLITNAIKFSRDKDVIEVSAKRDGENILISIKDTGEGMTAEQSKKLFKSKVNSKTGTHNESGTGMGLLFCKDLIEKSNGTIWVTSKPGKGSNFFFTLPSADKVNMAASENPVQAVAS; encoded by the coding sequence TTGAAAACCTACCTACTTTTATTATTACTGTGTATAGGCGCAGATGTTTTCGCCGTTGGCGGACCGGTTAAAGACACAGCTGCTGTTAATAAACTTAACAAACTGGCCGCTGCGCGGTTCTCCTCCGACCCGGATACTACGTTTTACTATGCTAGCCAGGCAATAAACATAGCCAGGAAAATAAACTATGAAACCGGCGTTGCCGATGGGCTGGTGCAGGCTGGGCATGTGGATTACGTGAGGGGTAAATCAGAGGCGGCTGTCAAATGTTTCGACGAAGCTATTGCCATCTACAAAAAGATCAGGGACAATTCGGGTTTGGCGGCGTGCTACCTGCAATATGGGCGCATGTACAATATCCTGGCCGATTATTCGCAGGCCCTTAAATATCTTAATATGGCGCTGGCCATTAATAAGCAGGCAAACGATGAGTACGCCTTAACTGATAGCTACAAGAATATCGGCATCATTTATTTTAGCCAGGGGAAATTGTCTGAGGCGCTGGACTATTATTACAAAGGGCTTTTTATAGCAGTAAAGAATCATTATCGAGAGTTTTCCGCCGATCTGTATAACGACATAGGCGTAATATTACAGAATATGGAAGTGTACCCCAATGCACTTGAATATTATAAAAAATCGCTTGCCATATACGAAGGGACCAATCATTTGCAGGTGCTGGGGATATTGAATGAGAATATCGGCGAGGTTTTAGTTGCCCAGCATAATTATGAAAAAGCTATCGTTTATCTGAATAAAGCAAATAATATCGCTAAGAAACAAAGCGACCAGGACGGACTTAGTTCCGTGTACACCGATCTCGGTTTGTGTTATGCGTACAAAAAAGAATATCCAAAAGCGTTAAGCTACCTCGATACCTCGTTGCGCATAGCCGAGAAATATAAAATAGTGTATAACCAGGCCTATGCCATCATTGGGTTTGCTACGGTATACAATATGCAAAAGGATTACCGGGCGGCCTATCCTTATTCAGTTAAAGGACAACAGATAGGCGCCAGGCTGGGCAACTTGTCCATTAGGGTAAACGCTGCTCTGGAACTTAATAAAACCCTGGCGGGTTTGGGTAGAATAAACGATGCATATAAGGCGCTGAACGAGTACCTTGATCTGAAAACTAAGCTAAAGGATAACGAAAGCATACAAAAACTTACTTCTTACAATTTCGAACTTAGCTTTGCAGTTAAACAGCGTTTGCTTGCCGAACAACAGCACGAAAAAGATCTGCTGTACAAACAAAATTCGCGCGCACAGCGGCTTACGATTATGATCTTCCTGGTTGTGATCATGGCGATGGTGGTTATTACAGGGATCTATTATAACGAAAAGCGTAAGCAGCAACGGGTAAGCGCGGTACTTGCACACAAGAACTCCGAAATATTACAACAAAAAGCCGACATGGATACCCAGGCGGCCAAGCTAAACGACCTGAATACCTTAAAGGACAGGTTGATAGCGATACTGGCGCATGATCTTCGGGCCCCGCTGAGCACATTGCGGGGACTATTCGGCCTGCTGCAGGATGATTCGATCTCGCACGAGGAAATGCTGAGCATGATACCCGATGTGTTAAAAAAACTGGATTACACCTCCGATTTTCTCGACACGCTGTTATTCTGGATCAATAGCCAGATGGAGAACTTTGACCGTGCCGCAAAATGCTTCCCCGTTAAAGAAATAGTAGCGCGCGAAACCGAGCATTATTATGAACAGGCCCAGGGCAAGGGAATAACACTTATTGACAGCGTTCCGCAGGAACTGAATGCCTGTGCCGATCCGGATTCGGTAAGGATAGTGGTGCGTAACCTGATCACCAATGCCATCAAATTCTCGCGTGATAAGGACGTGATCGAGGTCTCAGCAAAACGGGATGGCGAGAACATCCTGATCAGCATCAAAGATACCGGCGAGGGAATGACGGCCGAGCAATCTAAGAAACTTTTCAAGAGCAAAGTAAACAGTAAAACCGGCACGCACAATGAATCGGGCACGGGTATGGGGCTGTTATTTTGCAAGGATCTTATAGAAAAAAGCAACGGCACCATTTGGGTGACCAGTAAGCCGGGCAAGGGAAGTAATTTCTTTTTCACTTTGCCATCGGCAGACAAGGTAAATATGGCTGCTTCAGAGAATCCGGTGCAGGCTGTTGCAAGTTGA